From the genome of Leguminivora glycinivorella isolate SPB_JAAS2020 chromosome Z, LegGlyc_1.1, whole genome shotgun sequence, one region includes:
- the LOC125241669 gene encoding uncharacterized protein LOC125241669: MTKSLSVIIFLQVVSSVFPKDLPDYIEVCKRDQSTINACVRKSIERLRPKLAEGIPEFEVPPIEPFYIPELIVDSGNLIQFHAVGKDVQVSGAGNFSIKNVDVDLESLRISARVRFPRLHFAGRYVLDARLLVLPLHGAGTIVADAIKCDTEIVLHSQLVERAGVEYIQFSALDVRLDVRDYRVRLDGLFDGNKALGDAANEAINQSREEILRATKPYAERTVSKLFLDTANKIANIFPLDQLIPK; this comes from the exons ATGACTAAGTCTCTTTCGGTAATAATTTTCTTGCAAGTTGTAAGCAGTGTTTTCCCGAAGGATTTAC CTGATTACATAGAAGTATGCAAGCGCGATCAGAGCACTATCAATGCGTGCGTTCGCAAATCCATCGAGAGGCTGCGACCGAAGCTAGCTGAAGGCATACCAGAGTTTGAGGTGCCGCCCATAGAACCCTTCTACATTCCCGAG TTGATCGTGGACAGCGGCAACCTCATCCAATTCCACGCGGTCGGCAAGGATGTGCAGGTGTCCGGCGCGGGAAACTTCTCTATTAAAAATGTCGA CGTGGACCTGGAGTCGCTGCGCATCAGCGCGCGCGTGCGCTTCCCGCGGCTGCACTTCGCCGGCCGCTACGTGCTGGACGCGCGCCTGCTCGTGCTGCCGCTGCACGGCGCCGGCACCATCGTCGCTGACGCCA TAAAGTGCGACACGGAGATAGTGCTGCACTCGCAGCTGGTGGAGCGCGCGGGCGTCGAGTACATCCAGTTCTCGGCGCTGGACGTGCGCCTCGACGTGCGCGACTACCGCGTGCGCCTCGACGGCCTCTTCGACGGCAACAAGGCGCTGG GCGATGCGGCGAACGAAGCCATCAACCAAAGCCGGGAGGAGATCCTCCGCGCCACGAAGCCGTACGCCGAGCGGACCGTCTCCAAGCTCTTCCTCGACACCGCCAACAAGATCGCCAACATCTTCCCCTTGGACCAGCTCATACCCAAGTAG
- the LOC125241666 gene encoding protein starmaker-like isoform X1, translating to MLCSYSENRSCKQQGPSLKTLLRLWAIRNQLKNSSQQQRPSAIVPYPYCKTSDNIESKKSTSGSGVEYRIKLPLYNGKPVKTNIYVDLPPSMYPSPKKDSTESDSCGEEKEKPEYKNGADETKPSKDKPSKDMNNKKEEDGEDKDQSSEQSCTDKKPEESNKPSNKKDESKEEKDNYDEKCDTDDKISEGTTKPDGKKDEPKSTKTSDKSKPTVGKTADGTKDEKKGETGDKPSTGKKPEDSTNKDEPKTSDESKPVASETSKDTKDGAKDEKKDKTDDKPSTGKKPKDSTNKDEPKTGDESKPVAGETSKDKKDGDKDEKKDETDDKPSTGKKPKDSINKDEPKTGDESKPVAGETSKDTKDGAKDEKKDETGDKPSAEKKPEDSTNKDEPKTGDESKPVADETSKDTKNGAKDEKKNEKKDETSDKPSTGEKPEDSTNKDKPKTGDESKPVADKTSKDTKNGAKDEKKDEKKDETSDKPSTGDKPEDSTNKDEPKTGDESKPVADETSKDTKDGAKDEKKDKTGDKPSTGKKPEDSTNKDGPKTGDESKPVADETSKDTKNGAKDEKKDGKKDETSDKPSTGEKPEDSTNKDKPKTGDESKPVADKTSKDTKNGAKDEKKDEKKDETSDKPSTGEKPEDSTNKDEPKTGDESKPVADETSKDTKDGAKDEKKDKTGDKPSTGKKPEDSTNKDGPKTGDESKPVADETSKDTKNGAKDEKKDGKKDEKSDKPSTGKKPEDSTNKDGPKTGDESKPVADETSKDTKNGAKDEKKDGKKDETSDKPSTGKKPEDSTNKDEPKTGDESKPVADETSKDTKNGAKDEKKDEKKDETSDKTSTGEKPEDSTNKDEPKTGDESKPVAGGTSKDTKDGAKDEKKDETGDKPSTGKKPEDSTNKDKPKTGDESKPVAGETSKDTKDGAKDEKKDETGDKPGKKPEGSLDNKEQPKDNKPTDLA from the coding sequence TGTAGCTATAGCGAGAACCGCAGCTGCAAGCAACAAGGGCCTTCTCTCAAAACACTCTTACGCCTATGGGCAATACGAAATCAATTGAAGAATTCATCTCAACAGCAAAGGCCAAGTGCAATTGTTCCATATCCCTATTGTAAGACATCTGACAATATTGAATCAAAAAAATCAACTTCAGGGTCTGGTGTAGAGTACAGAATTAAACTGCCTCTATACAATGGCAAGCCCGTTAAAACTAATATATACGTTGACCTACCACCTTCCATGTATCCTTCACCTAAAAAAGATTCAACAGAATCAGATAGCTGTGGTGAAGAAAAAGAAAAGCCAGAATATAAAAACGGTGCCGATGAAACTAAACCTTCCAAAGACAAGCCATCAAAGGATATGAATAACAAAAAGGAAGAAGACGGTGAAGATAAAGACCAATCTAGTGAACAATCTTGTACTGACAAAAAACCAGAAGAGTCAAATAAACCAAGTAACAAAAAAGATGAGTCGAAAGAAGAGAAGGACAACTATGATGAAAAATGTGATACCGATGACAAAATATCTGAAGGCACTACTAAGCCTGATGGTAAAAAAGATGAACCAAAGTCAACAAAGACCAGCGATAAATCAAAACCTACCGTAGGTAAAACAGCGGATGGCACCAAAGATGAAAAAAAAGGTGAAACAGGTGATAAACCGTCCACCGGAAAAAAACCGGAAGACTCAACTAATAAAGATGAACCAAAGACCAGCGATGAATCTAAACCTGTCGCAAGTGAAACATCAAAGGATACAAAGGATGGCGCCAAAGatgaaaaaaaagataaaaccGATGATAAACCTTCCACCGGAAAAAAACCGAAAGATTCAACTAATAAAGATGAACCAAAGACCGGCGATGAATCTAAACCTGTCGCAGGTGAAACATCAAAGGATAAAAAGGATGGCGACAAAGATGAAAAAAAAGATGAAACAGATGATAAACCTTCCACCGGAAAAAAACCGAAAGACTCAATTAATAAAGATGAACCAAAGACCGGCGATGAATCTAAACCTGTCGCAGGTGAAACGTCAAAGGATACAAAGGATGGCGCCAAAGATGAAAAAAAAGATGAAACAGGTGATAAACCTTCCGCCGAAAAAAAACCTGAAGACTCAACTAATAAAGATGAACCAAAGACCGGCGATGAATCTAAACCTGTCGCAGATGAAACATCAAAGGATACAAAGAATGGCGCTAAAGATGAAAAAAAGAATGAAAAAAAAGATGAAACAAGTGATAAACCTTCCACCGGAGAAAAACCTGAAGACTCAACTAATAAAGATAAACCAAAGACCGGCGATGAATCTAAACCTGTCGCagataaaacatcaaaagataCAAAGAATGGCGCCAAAGATGAAAAAAAGGATGAAAAAAAAGATGAAACAAGTGATAAACCTTCCACGGGAGATAAACCTGAAGACTCAACTAATAAAGATGAACCAAAGACCGGCGATGAATCTAAACCTGTCGCAGATGAAACATCAAAAGATACAAAGGATGGCGCCAAAGatgaaaaaaaagataaaacagGCGATAAACCTTCCACCGGAAAAAAACCTGAAGACTCAACTAATAAAGATGGACCAAAGACCGGCGATGAATCTAAACCTGTCGCAGATGAAACGTCAAAGGATACAAAGAATGGTGCTAAAGATGAAAAAAAGGATGGAAAAAAAGATGAAACAAGTGATAAACCTTCCACCGGAGAAAAACCTGAAGACTCAACTAATAAAGATAAACCAAAGACCGGCGATGAATCTAAACCTGTCGCagataaaacatcaaaagataCAAAGAATGGCGCCAAAGATGAAAAAAAGGATGAAAAAAAAGATGAAACAAGTGATAAACCTTCCACCGGAGAAAAACCTGAAGACTCAACTAATAAAGATGAACCAAAGACCGGCGATGAATCTAAACCTGTCGCAGATGAAACATCAAAAGATACAAAGGATGGCGCCAAAGATGAAAAGAAAGATAAAACAGGCGATAAACCTTCCACCGGAAAAAAACCTGAAGACTCAACTAATAAAGATGGACCAAAGACCGGCGATGAATCTAAACCTGTCGCAGATGAAACGTCAAAGGATACAAAGAATGGTGCTAAAGATGAAAAAAAGGATGGAAAAAAAGATGAAAAAAGTGATAAACCTTCCACCGGAAAAAAACCTGAAGACTCAACTAATAAAGACGGACCAAAGACCGGCGATGAATCTAAACCTGTCGCAGATGAAACGTCAAAGGATACAAAGAATGGTGCTAAAGATGAAAAAAAGGATGGAAAAAAAGATGAAACAAGTGATAAACCTTCCACCGGAAAAAAACCTGAAGACTCAACTAATAAAGATGAACCAAAGACCGGCGATGAATCTAAACCTGTCGCAGATGAAACATCAAAAGATACAAAGAATGGCGCCAAAGATGAAAAAAAGGATGAAAAAAAAGATGAAACAAGTGATAAAACTTCCACCGGAGAAAAACCTGAAGACTCAACTAATAAAGATGAACCAAAGACCGGCGATGAATCTAAACCTGTCGCGGGTGGAACATCAAAGGATACAAAGGATGGCGCCAAAGATGAAAAAAAAGATGAAACAGGTGATAAACCTTCCACCGGAAAAAAACCGGAAGACTCAACTAATAAAGACAAACCAAAGACCGGCGATGAATCTAAACCTGTCGCAGGTGAAACATCAAAGGATACAAAGGATGGCGCCAAAGATGAAAAAAAAGATGAAACAGGTGATAAACCAGGCAAAAAACCGGAAGGATCTCTAGATAACAAAGAACAGCCTAAAGACAATAAACCCACTGATTTGGCTTAA
- the LOC125241666 gene encoding protein starmaker-like isoform X2, which translates to MLCSYSENRSCKQQGPSLKTLLRLWAIRNQLKNSSQQQRPSAIVPYPYCKTSDNIESKKSTSGSGVEYRIKLPLYNGKPVKTNIYVDLPPSMYPSPKKDSTESDSCGEEKEKPEYKNGADETKPSKDKPSKDMNNKKEEDGEDKDQSSEQSCTDKKPEESNKPSNKKDESKEEKDNYDEKCDTDDKISEGTTKPDGKKDEPKSTKTSDKSKPTVGKTADGTKDEKKGETGDKPSTGKKPEDSTNKDEPKTSDESKPVASETSKDTKDGAKDEKKDKTDDKPSTGKKPKDSTNKDEPKTGDESKPVAGETSKDKKDGDKDEKKDETDDKPSTGKKPKDSINKDEPKTGDESKPVAGETSKDTKDGAKDEKKDETGDKPSAEKKPEDSTNKDEPKTGDESKPVADETSKDTKNGAKDEKKNEKKDETSDKPSTGEKPEDSTNKDKPKTGDESKPVADKTSKDTKNGAKDEKKDEKKDETSDKPSTGDKPEDSTNKDEPKTGDESKPVADETSKDTKDGAKDEKKDKTGDKPSTGKKPEDSTNKDGPKTGDESKPVADETSKDTKNGAKDEKKDGKKDETSDKPSTGEKPEDSTNKDKPKTGDESKPVADKTSKDTKNGAKDEKKDEKKDETSDKPSTGEKPEDSTNKDEPKTGDESKPVADETSKDTKNGAKDEKKDEKKDETSDKTSTGEKPEDSTNKDEPKTGDESKPVAGGTSKDTKDGAKDEKKDETGDKPSTGKKPEDSTNKDKPKTGDESKPVAGETSKDTKDGAKDEKKDETGDKPGKKPEGSLDNKEQPKDNKPTDLA; encoded by the exons TGTAGCTATAGCGAGAACCGCAGCTGCAAGCAACAAGGGCCTTCTCTCAAAACACTCTTACGCCTATGGGCAATACGAAATCAATTGAAGAATTCATCTCAACAGCAAAGGCCAAGTGCAATTGTTCCATATCCCTATTGTAAGACATCTGACAATATTGAATCAAAAAAATCAACTTCAGGGTCTGGTGTAGAGTACAGAATTAAACTGCCTCTATACAATGGCAAGCCCGTTAAAACTAATATATACGTTGACCTACCACCTTCCATGTATCCTTCACCTAAAAAAGATTCAACAGAATCAGATAGCTGTGGTGAAGAAAAAGAAAAGCCAGAATATAAAAACGGTGCCGATGAAACTAAACCTTCCAAAGACAAGCCATCAAAGGATATGAATAACAAAAAGGAAGAAGACGGTGAAGATAAAGACCAATCTAGTGAACAATCTTGTACTGACAAAAAACCAGAAGAGTCAAATAAACCAAGTAACAAAAAAGATGAGTCGAAAGAAGAGAAGGACAACTATGATGAAAAATGTGATACCGATGACAAAATATCTGAAGGCACTACTAAGCCTGATGGTAAAAAAGATGAACCAAAGTCAACAAAGACCAGCGATAAATCAAAACCTACCGTAGGTAAAACAGCGGATGGCACCAAAGATGAAAAAAAAGGTGAAACAGGTGATAAACCGTCCACCGGAAAAAAACCGGAAGACTCAACTAATAAAGATGAACCAAAGACCAGCGATGAATCTAAACCTGTCGCAAGTGAAACATCAAAGGATACAAAGGATGGCGCCAAAGatgaaaaaaaagataaaaccGATGATAAACCTTCCACCGGAAAAAAACCGAAAGATTCAACTAATAAAGATGAACCAAAGACCGGCGATGAATCTAAACCTGTCGCAGGTGAAACATCAAAGGATAAAAAGGATGGCGACAAAGATGAAAAAAAAGATGAAACAGATGATAAACCTTCCACCGGAAAAAAACCGAAAGACTCAATTAATAAAGATGAACCAAAGACCGGCGATGAATCTAAACCTGTCGCAGGTGAAACGTCAAAGGATACAAAGGATGGCGCCAAAGATGAAAAAAAAGATGAAACAGGTGATAAACCTTCCGCCGAAAAAAAACCTGAAGACTCAACTAATAAAGATGAACCAAAGACCGGCGATGAATCTAAACCTGTCGCAGATGAAACATCAAAGGATACAAAGAATGGCGCTAAAGATGAAAAAAAGAATGAAAAAAAAGATGAAACAAGTGATAAACCTTCCACCGGAGAAAAACCTGAAGACTCAACTAATAAAGATAAACCAAAGACCGGCGATGAATCTAAACCTGTCGCagataaaacatcaaaagataCAAAGAATGGCGCCAAAGATGAAAAAAAGGATGAAAAAAAAGATGAAACAAGTGATAAACCTTCCACGGGAGATAAACCTGAAGACTCAACTAATAAAGATGAACCAAAGACCGGCGATGAATCTAAACCTGTCGCAGATGAAACATCAAAAGATACAAAGGATGGCGCCAAAGatgaaaaaaaagataaaacagGCGATAAACCTTCCACCGGAAAAAAACCTGAAGACTCAACTAATAAAGATGGACCAAAGACCGGCGATGAATCTAAACCTGTCGCAGATGAAACGTCAAAGGATACAAAGAATGGTGCTAAAGATGAAAAAAAGGATGGAAAAAAAGATGAAACAAGTGATAAACCTTCCACCGGAGAAAAACCTGAAGACTCAACTAATAAAGATAAACCAAAGACCGGCGATGAATCTAAACCTGTCGCagataaaacatcaaaagataCAAAGAATGGCGCCAAAGATGAAAAAAAGGATGAAAAAAAAGATGAAACAAGTGATAAACCTTCCACCGGAGAAAAACCTGAAGACTCAACTAATAAAGATGAACCAAAGACCGGCGATGAATCTAAACCTGTCGCAGATGAAAC ATCAAAAGATACAAAGAATGGCGCCAAAGATGAAAAAAAGGATGAAAAAAAAGATGAAACAAGTGATAAAACTTCCACCGGAGAAAAACCTGAAGACTCAACTAATAAAGATGAACCAAAGACCGGCGATGAATCTAAACCTGTCGCGGGTGGAACATCAAAGGATACAAAGGATGGCGCCAAAGATGAAAAAAAAGATGAAACAGGTGATAAACCTTCCACCGGAAAAAAACCGGAAGACTCAACTAATAAAGACAAACCAAAGACCGGCGATGAATCTAAACCTGTCGCAGGTGAAACATCAAAGGATACAAAGGATGGCGCCAAAGATGAAAAAAAAGATGAAACAGGTGATAAACCAGGCAAAAAACCGGAAGGATCTCTAGATAACAAAGAACAGCCTAAAGACAATAAACCCACTGATTTGGCTTAA